The following are from one region of the Mycolicibacterium helvum genome:
- a CDS encoding N-acetylglutamate synthase, CG3035 family: MAGIPPVGTRVSIRYRLAAGSPPPMTDVIGHVQSLDPVVLRTKSGELVSIAPADVVAVRELSDRPVRASEIRALEHAAALAWPGTEQSWQDGWLLRAGGGYTSRANSAVPLDFSATVEALPPILDWYRQRGLPPWLALPERLLPIRADGTKHTRVMVTDLTGTEPDPAVTLHGSPDAAWLAGYERDVPAEVLTAVVGGEVVFASLATAAVGRGAVTTAPDGTRWLGISAVHVSADQRRRGHARRLCLALFGWGARQGASRAYVQVLSENNGAIQLYHSLGFRLHHHHRYVDARSLTARTL; the protein is encoded by the coding sequence ATGGCCGGCATTCCGCCCGTCGGCACCCGGGTCAGCATCCGCTACCGGCTGGCCGCGGGCAGTCCGCCACCGATGACTGACGTGATCGGCCATGTGCAATCCCTGGACCCGGTGGTGCTGCGCACCAAGTCCGGTGAGCTCGTCTCGATTGCCCCTGCCGACGTCGTGGCCGTGCGCGAACTCAGCGACCGGCCGGTGCGCGCCTCGGAGATCCGGGCGCTGGAGCATGCGGCGGCGCTGGCCTGGCCCGGTACCGAACAGAGCTGGCAGGACGGTTGGCTGCTGCGGGCTGGTGGCGGATACACCAGCAGGGCCAACTCAGCTGTGCCACTCGACTTCTCGGCGACCGTCGAAGCCCTACCCCCGATCCTTGACTGGTATCGGCAGCGGGGACTGCCGCCGTGGTTGGCGCTGCCGGAGCGGCTGCTGCCGATTCGCGCCGACGGCACCAAGCACACCCGGGTGATGGTCACCGATCTCACCGGGACTGAACCGGATCCGGCGGTGACACTGCACGGGAGTCCGGATGCGGCGTGGCTGGCCGGCTATGAACGCGACGTTCCGGCCGAGGTACTGACTGCGGTCGTCGGTGGCGAGGTGGTGTTCGCCTCGCTGGCGACCGCCGCGGTGGGTCGCGGGGCGGTGACAACCGCGCCGGACGGCACCCGCTGGCTGGGGATCTCGGCGGTGCACGTCAGTGCCGACCAGCGCAGGCGCGGACACGCCCGCCGGCTGTGTCTGGCACTGTTCGGATGGGGTGCACGCCAGGGCGCGAGCCGGGCGTACGTGCAGGTACTGAGCGAAAACAACGGCGCAATCCAGTTGTATCACTCGCTCGGCTTCCGGCTGCACCATCACCATCGTTACGTCGATGCCCGGTCGTTGACCGCACGTACGCTGTAG
- a CDS encoding peptide deformylase — protein MAVRPIVILGDPVLHTPTKPVPVGADGSLPEDLADLIKDMYDTMDAANGVGLAANQIGVGLRLFVYDCADERGKTTRHRGVVINPVLETSEIPETMPDPDNDDEGCLSVPGESFPCGRAKWARVTGLDADGNAITLEGHDLFARMLQHETGHLDGFLYVDKLIGRHARAAKKTAKKNGWGGPGLSWIPGEVPDPFGH, from the coding sequence ATGGCAGTGAGACCAATTGTGATTCTGGGTGATCCCGTTCTGCACACTCCGACCAAGCCCGTACCGGTCGGGGCCGACGGCTCGCTGCCCGAAGATCTGGCCGATCTGATCAAGGACATGTACGACACGATGGACGCGGCCAACGGAGTCGGGCTGGCGGCCAACCAAATCGGAGTCGGACTGCGGCTGTTCGTCTACGACTGCGCCGATGAGCGCGGCAAGACGACCCGCCACCGGGGCGTCGTCATCAATCCGGTCCTGGAGACCTCGGAGATCCCTGAAACGATGCCCGACCCGGACAACGATGACGAGGGCTGCCTGTCGGTGCCCGGCGAGTCGTTTCCGTGTGGTCGGGCGAAGTGGGCCCGGGTGACCGGCCTCGACGCCGACGGCAACGCCATCACCCTGGAGGGGCACGACCTGTTCGCCCGCATGCTGCAACACGAAACCGGGCACCTCGACGGGTTTCTCTACGTCGACAAGCTGATCGGGCGACATGCCCGGGCAGCCAAGAAGACCGCGAAGAAAAACGGCTGGGGGGGTCCCGGGCTCTCCTGGATCCCGGGCGAGGTGCCTGACCCGTTCGGTCACTGA
- a CDS encoding ICP22 family protein — protein MRSANATRSRKAAGFTAAVTVSLASLFAGVPVSAADPYDDDSGSSYDGGGGAAEPSGGGQEAPDPGAGQEAPGAGGVGQEAPDQGSGQDAPGESVGGGQDQPSDDSGSAHDDGTHQHDDGGAHEGGGNQETPDGGGGTQTPPAGGATMAPTELDAPAPDVTAATSSSTTQVNTSSSSQEVSTYQQSLTSTVSTSTLSTTLALSSPVSQWNSSWLSYDRYYRPIFTNPYRIPLQVIYDYGGGPQTFTVPPLQRAVIDVPNAGVYSFTAATKPASGPPTNVSVGSFSGGGFQPAPGQAPPEKPARLNTTKNALVQIKYTRGASEPFRVSALTDLGKDPAAKDTTKVLLDEEIPAWGEWSKTAAGEAVFVVSQTQLLPGVKRPGQDPLPGYNIKLAASEESTSWMSKNRTVLIVSAIGVLALAAAVALIVIPRRRRTTDR, from the coding sequence GTGCGTTCCGCAAACGCGACCAGGTCGCGCAAAGCTGCCGGTTTCACCGCTGCCGTCACGGTGTCGTTGGCGTCGTTGTTCGCCGGAGTTCCGGTCAGCGCCGCCGACCCCTATGACGACGACAGCGGCAGCAGCTACGACGGTGGCGGTGGCGCGGCCGAACCGTCCGGCGGCGGCCAGGAAGCGCCCGACCCGGGCGCGGGACAGGAAGCACCCGGCGCGGGCGGTGTCGGGCAGGAAGCACCCGACCAAGGCAGTGGGCAAGACGCGCCAGGCGAGAGCGTCGGTGGCGGGCAAGACCAGCCCAGCGACGACAGTGGCAGCGCCCATGACGACGGCACCCACCAGCACGATGACGGCGGCGCGCACGAGGGCGGGGGCAACCAGGAAACCCCCGACGGGGGTGGCGGCACACAGACTCCCCCCGCGGGTGGGGCCACCATGGCGCCGACCGAACTCGACGCGCCGGCACCCGACGTCACGGCCGCCACATCGTCGTCGACGACACAGGTCAATACGTCAAGCTCCAGCCAAGAGGTCAGCACCTATCAGCAGTCACTGACCTCGACGGTGTCGACGTCGACGCTGAGCACCACCCTCGCGCTGAGCAGCCCGGTGTCGCAGTGGAATTCCAGCTGGCTGTCCTATGACCGCTACTACCGGCCGATCTTCACCAATCCCTACCGGATCCCGTTACAGGTCATCTACGACTACGGCGGCGGGCCGCAGACCTTCACGGTGCCGCCGCTACAGCGCGCGGTCATCGACGTTCCCAACGCGGGGGTCTACAGCTTCACCGCCGCCACCAAGCCCGCGTCGGGACCGCCGACGAACGTCTCGGTGGGCAGCTTCTCCGGCGGCGGCTTCCAACCGGCCCCGGGCCAGGCCCCACCCGAGAAGCCGGCGCGCCTGAACACCACCAAGAACGCCCTCGTCCAGATCAAGTACACCCGCGGCGCCTCCGAACCGTTCCGGGTCAGCGCGCTGACCGACCTTGGCAAGGATCCGGCGGCGAAGGACACCACGAAAGTCCTTCTCGACGAGGAGATTCCGGCGTGGGGTGAGTGGTCGAAGACCGCTGCGGGTGAGGCCGTGTTCGTGGTCAGCCAGACGCAGCTGCTGCCCGGCGTGAAGCGTCCCGGCCAGGATCCACTGCCGGGCTACAACATCAAGCTCGCCGCGTCCGAAGAGTCCACGTCCTGGATGAGCAAGAACCGGACCGTTCTCATCGTCTCCGCAATCGGGGTGCTGGCACTGGCGGCGGCGGTCGCTCTCATCGTCATACCCAGACGTCGGCGTACCACGGACCGCTAG
- a CDS encoding DUF6159 family protein: protein MFETFKRGWSMAGASWSVLKAYPKLALFPVLSGIALIAVSAVLIIPTGVGALAGAGMNLSDKAVESVVYVALFLWYFLCTFVVVFCNAALISCALQSFAGQPPTIGSGFAAAAKRLPQILGWSLVAATVGVVLQALQSLLTDKLGFFGDLLAGIFSAVWGVATYFVVPVLVTDGVGPIKAVKRSSGILRRTWGESLAGSGGLGLISLCFILPLIPLFGVGVMLAGRAGGGVASGAILGTLIALSVVYVLALIVVFTALGSIFRAAVYVYATTGVTPSQMDATLLQSSFSSK, encoded by the coding sequence GTGTTCGAGACGTTCAAGCGCGGTTGGAGCATGGCCGGTGCGAGTTGGTCGGTCCTGAAGGCCTATCCGAAACTGGCGCTGTTCCCGGTGCTCTCCGGTATCGCACTGATCGCGGTGAGCGCTGTGCTCATCATCCCGACCGGGGTGGGGGCGCTCGCCGGTGCCGGGATGAACCTCTCCGACAAGGCGGTCGAGTCGGTCGTCTACGTCGCGTTGTTCCTGTGGTATTTCCTGTGCACGTTCGTGGTGGTGTTCTGCAATGCCGCGCTGATCTCGTGCGCGCTGCAGAGTTTCGCCGGCCAGCCGCCGACAATCGGTTCGGGATTCGCCGCCGCAGCCAAGCGTCTGCCGCAGATCCTCGGCTGGTCGCTGGTCGCTGCCACCGTCGGGGTGGTCTTGCAGGCCCTGCAGTCACTGCTGACCGACAAGCTCGGGTTCTTCGGGGATCTGCTGGCCGGCATCTTCAGCGCTGTGTGGGGAGTCGCCACCTATTTCGTTGTCCCGGTGCTCGTCACCGACGGGGTCGGACCGATCAAGGCGGTCAAGCGTTCGTCGGGCATCCTGCGCCGCACCTGGGGTGAATCCCTTGCCGGTTCAGGCGGACTCGGCCTCATCTCGTTGTGCTTCATCCTTCCGCTGATCCCACTCTTCGGCGTCGGGGTGATGCTGGCCGGCCGTGCCGGCGGCGGCGTCGCGAGCGGGGCCATCCTCGGGACGCTCATCGCGCTCTCGGTGGTCTATGTCCTGGCGCTGATCGTCGTCTTCACCGCGCTCGGTTCGATTTTCCGTGCCGCGGTCTACGTCTACGCCACCACCGGAGTCACGCCCAGCCAGATGGACGCCACTCTGCTGCAGTCGTCGTTTTCGAGTAAATAG
- a CDS encoding exodeoxyribonuclease III has translation MRLATWNVNSIRTRVDRVVGWLQRGDVDVLAMQETKCADDQFPTMPFLEAGYEVVHCGFNQWNGVAIASRVGFDDVEVGFDGQPSWSKDGLDAKAEARALAATCAGVRVWSLYVPNGRALTDPHYQYKLEWLAALRNTAESWLQRDPRQPIALVGDWNIAPTDEDVWDMAAFDGATHVSEPERMAFDAFVEASFTDVVRPYTPGPGVYTYWDYTQLAFQKRRGMRIDFILGSPSLAARVTHAEIVKDERRPGKKGDPAPSDHAPVLVDLTR, from the coding sequence CTGCGCCTCGCCACCTGGAATGTGAATTCGATTCGCACCAGGGTGGACCGGGTCGTCGGGTGGCTGCAGCGCGGTGACGTGGACGTGCTGGCCATGCAAGAGACCAAGTGCGCCGACGACCAGTTCCCCACCATGCCGTTCCTCGAAGCCGGCTACGAAGTGGTGCACTGCGGGTTCAACCAGTGGAACGGGGTGGCGATCGCCTCCCGGGTCGGCTTCGACGACGTCGAGGTCGGTTTCGACGGCCAGCCGTCCTGGAGCAAGGACGGGTTGGACGCCAAGGCTGAAGCCCGCGCGCTGGCGGCCACCTGCGCCGGGGTGCGGGTGTGGAGTCTCTACGTGCCCAACGGCCGCGCCCTGACCGACCCGCACTACCAGTACAAGCTGGAATGGCTTGCCGCCCTTCGTAACACCGCTGAGTCCTGGCTGCAGCGCGATCCGCGGCAGCCGATCGCCCTGGTCGGCGACTGGAATATCGCACCCACCGACGAGGACGTCTGGGACATGGCAGCGTTCGACGGCGCCACGCATGTCTCGGAGCCGGAGCGCATGGCGTTCGACGCGTTCGTCGAGGCCAGCTTCACCGACGTGGTGCGCCCGTACACACCCGGGCCGGGGGTGTACACCTACTGGGACTACACCCAACTGGCCTTCCAGAAGCGCCGCGGTATGCGCATCGATTTCATCCTCGGCTCACCGAGTTTGGCGGCCCGGGTGACGCACGCCGAGATCGTCAAGGACGAACGCCGTCCGGGCAAGAAGGGCGACCCGGCACCCAGCGATCACGCGCCGGTGCTGGTCGATCTGACCCGCTGA
- a CDS encoding NADP-dependent oxidoreductase gives MPALTNRQILLRRRPSGLVQPTDTELVTAVAPELAEGEALLRTTYVGLDAAVRTWLDDQPSYLPPVQLGEVIRAAGIGEVVESRCEAFATGDIVTTLTGFQDYAIIRDDLFSTAIPGETDQLAIMSVYGPTGATAYFGMTDIGRPREGETVVVSAAAGATGSVAGQIAKIAGARVVGIAGGPDKCRAVVEDFGFDACIDYKHDDIPAALKLHCPKGVNVYFDNVGGPILNAVLGRLAPKARVVLCGVISSYLTGEHPGPANYVNLLAKTASMQGFNALDMWGRFDEAFADLRRWESEGKLVHRETVFDGLESCVDALNGLFTGANIGKMLVKVSEPSSG, from the coding sequence GTGCCTGCGCTGACGAACCGCCAGATCCTGTTGCGCCGCCGCCCGTCCGGTTTGGTGCAACCCACCGACACCGAGCTGGTCACCGCGGTCGCACCCGAGCTCGCCGAGGGCGAGGCGCTGCTGCGCACCACCTATGTGGGCCTAGACGCGGCCGTCCGCACCTGGCTCGACGACCAGCCGAGCTACCTGCCGCCCGTGCAGCTGGGCGAGGTCATTCGCGCCGCAGGGATCGGCGAGGTCGTCGAATCACGGTGTGAAGCGTTCGCGACAGGCGACATCGTCACCACCCTCACCGGCTTCCAGGACTACGCGATCATCCGCGACGACCTGTTCAGCACGGCCATCCCCGGCGAGACCGACCAGCTGGCCATCATGAGCGTGTACGGGCCGACCGGCGCCACAGCGTATTTCGGCATGACCGACATCGGCCGTCCGCGCGAAGGGGAGACGGTGGTGGTGTCGGCGGCTGCCGGCGCCACCGGATCGGTCGCCGGGCAGATCGCCAAGATCGCCGGTGCGCGCGTCGTCGGCATCGCCGGCGGACCGGACAAGTGCCGGGCGGTGGTCGAGGACTTCGGCTTCGACGCCTGCATCGACTACAAGCACGACGACATTCCCGCCGCACTGAAGCTGCACTGCCCCAAGGGCGTCAACGTCTACTTCGACAACGTCGGGGGTCCGATTCTGAACGCGGTGCTGGGCCGGCTGGCTCCCAAGGCCCGGGTGGTGCTGTGCGGTGTCATCTCGAGCTACCTCACGGGCGAGCATCCCGGGCCAGCCAACTACGTCAACCTACTGGCCAAGACCGCGTCGATGCAGGGGTTCAACGCCTTGGACATGTGGGGTCGCTTCGACGAGGCTTTCGCCGATCTGCGGCGCTGGGAGTCCGAAGGCAAGCTGGTGCACCGGGAGACCGTCTTCGACGGGCTGGAATCCTGTGTCGACGCGCTTAACGGGCTGTTCACCGGCGCCAACATCGGCAAGATGCTGGTGAAGGTCAGCGAGCCGTCAAGCGGCTGA
- the thiC gene encoding phosphomethylpyrimidine synthase ThiC produces MTDLFVEPTVTTGPITGSTKIYRELDNGARVPFRRVGLAGDEYLDLYDTSGPYTDTDAVIDLHAGLPARPGVVADRGTQLQRARAGEITAEMAFIAAREAVPAELVRDEVARGRAVIPANHRHPEAEPMIIGKAFAVKVNANIGNSAVSSSIGEEVDKMVWATRWGADTIMDLSTGADIHATREWILRNSPVPVGTVPMYQALEKVKGDPTQMSWEIYRDTVIEQCEQGVDYMTVHAGVLMRHIPLTVKRVTGIVSRGGSIMAAWCLAHHRESFLYTNFEELCTILARYDVTFSLGDGLRPGSIADANDAAQFAELATLGELTKVAKAAGVQVMIEGPGHVPMHKIVENVRLEEELCDEAPFYTLGPLATDIAPGYDHITSAIGAAIIAQAGTAMLCYVTPKEHLGLPNRKDVKDGVIAYKIAAHAADLAKGHPRAQERDDALSRARFDFRWHDQFALSLDPDTAREFHDETLPAEPAKTAHFCSMCGPKFCSMRITQDIRDAMAAKSEEFAAHGNRVYIPLENSVP; encoded by the coding sequence ATGACTGATCTGTTTGTCGAACCCACCGTCACCACCGGCCCGATCACCGGCAGCACCAAGATCTACCGCGAACTCGACAACGGTGCCCGGGTGCCGTTTCGCCGGGTCGGCCTGGCAGGCGACGAATACCTCGACCTCTACGACACCTCAGGTCCGTACACCGACACCGATGCGGTGATCGACCTGCACGCCGGGCTGCCTGCGCGGCCTGGGGTGGTCGCCGATCGCGGGACCCAGCTACAGCGGGCCAGGGCCGGCGAGATCACCGCGGAGATGGCCTTCATCGCTGCCCGGGAGGCAGTGCCCGCCGAGCTCGTCCGCGACGAGGTGGCCCGCGGGCGTGCCGTGATCCCCGCCAATCACCGCCACCCGGAGGCCGAGCCGATGATCATCGGCAAGGCCTTCGCCGTGAAAGTTAATGCCAATATCGGCAATTCGGCCGTCTCCTCCTCGATCGGCGAGGAGGTCGACAAGATGGTGTGGGCCACCCGGTGGGGAGCCGACACCATCATGGACCTGTCCACCGGCGCCGACATCCACGCCACGCGGGAGTGGATTCTGCGCAACTCGCCCGTGCCGGTCGGCACCGTGCCGATGTATCAGGCACTGGAAAAGGTCAAGGGCGATCCGACCCAGATGAGCTGGGAGATCTACCGCGACACCGTGATCGAGCAGTGTGAGCAGGGCGTGGACTATATGACGGTGCACGCCGGCGTCCTAATGCGCCACATCCCCCTGACGGTCAAACGGGTGACCGGGATCGTCAGCCGCGGCGGTTCCATCATGGCCGCCTGGTGCCTGGCCCATCACCGAGAGTCGTTTCTGTACACCAACTTCGAAGAGCTGTGCACTATCCTCGCCCGCTACGACGTCACCTTCTCACTCGGTGATGGGCTGCGGCCCGGCTCGATCGCCGACGCCAACGACGCGGCCCAGTTCGCCGAGCTGGCCACCCTCGGCGAGCTGACGAAAGTCGCGAAAGCCGCTGGGGTGCAAGTGATGATCGAAGGACCCGGCCATGTGCCGATGCATAAGATCGTCGAGAACGTCCGCCTCGAGGAAGAGCTGTGCGACGAGGCCCCGTTCTACACGCTGGGGCCGCTGGCCACCGATATCGCCCCCGGATACGACCACATCACGTCGGCGATCGGAGCGGCGATCATCGCCCAGGCCGGCACCGCGATGTTGTGTTACGTCACCCCTAAGGAGCACCTCGGGCTGCCCAACCGCAAGGACGTCAAGGACGGCGTGATCGCCTACAAGATCGCCGCCCATGCCGCCGACCTGGCCAAGGGCCACCCGCGTGCGCAGGAACGCGACGACGCGCTGTCTCGGGCCCGGTTCGATTTCCGGTGGCACGACCAGTTCGCCCTGTCGCTGGATCCCGACACCGCGCGCGAGTTCCACGACGAGACGCTGCCCGCCGAACCCGCCAAGACCGCACACTTCTGCTCGATGTGCGGACCGAAGTTCTGCTCCATGCGCATCACGCAGGACATTCGCGACGCGATGGCCGCCAAATCCGAGGAGTTCGCCGCTCACGGCAACCGGGTATACATCCCTCTGGAAAACTCAGTGCCGTGA
- a CDS encoding MFS transporter, producing the protein MDHDHPHYKWVVLSNTTLGILLASINASIVLISLPAIFRGIGLNPLAPGNVSYLLWMLMGYLVVTAVLVVPFGRLGDMYGRVKIYNIGFVVFTLAAVALSFDPFHLDGGAIWLIAWRVVQGVGGAMLMSSSSAILTDAFPANQRGMALGVNMVAAVAGSFLGLLIGGVLSEIHWQAIFWVGVPIGIIGTLWSVRSLKELGVRSPGRIDWAGTVTFGVGLTVLLIGITYGIQPYGDSTTGWTNPMVLGSIIGGLLLLVAFCFIELKVAQPMVDIRLFRSASFGMGNLAGLMSSVGRGGLQFMLIIWLQGIWLPLHGYSFESTPLWAGIYLLPATFGFLAAAPIAGSFADRFGARPFTVGGMVLMALTFVALLMIPVNFNYWVFAVLVFLNGLGGGIFTAPNTAAIMSSVPAAQRGAASGVRATFFNAGSSLSIGIFFSLMIVGLAHTLPGAMSQGLQAQGIPASVAHDVANLPPVGSLFAAFLGYNPIAELLAPYNALHQPGVNADVLTGQTFFPNLITEPFHSGLVVVFGAAALMMVVGAIASLFNPGRYAADAVTAGQEPAPATAE; encoded by the coding sequence ATGGACCACGATCATCCGCACTACAAGTGGGTGGTGCTGTCCAACACCACGCTGGGCATCCTGTTGGCCTCGATCAACGCCTCGATCGTCCTGATCTCACTGCCGGCCATCTTCCGGGGTATCGGTCTCAACCCGCTGGCACCCGGCAACGTCAGCTACCTGCTGTGGATGCTGATGGGTTACTTGGTGGTGACCGCCGTGCTGGTGGTGCCGTTCGGCCGGCTCGGTGACATGTACGGCCGGGTGAAGATCTACAACATCGGCTTCGTGGTGTTCACGCTGGCGGCCGTCGCGCTGTCGTTCGACCCGTTCCATCTCGACGGCGGGGCGATCTGGCTGATCGCTTGGCGGGTGGTCCAGGGCGTCGGCGGGGCGATGCTGATGTCGTCGTCGTCGGCCATCCTGACCGACGCCTTCCCCGCGAATCAACGTGGCATGGCGCTGGGCGTCAACATGGTCGCGGCCGTGGCCGGTTCGTTCCTGGGTTTGCTCATCGGCGGCGTGCTCTCCGAGATCCACTGGCAGGCCATCTTCTGGGTGGGCGTGCCGATCGGCATCATCGGCACCCTCTGGAGCGTGCGCTCGCTGAAGGAACTGGGCGTGCGCAGCCCCGGCCGGATTGACTGGGCGGGAACGGTCACGTTCGGTGTCGGGCTGACGGTGCTGCTCATCGGAATCACCTACGGCATCCAGCCTTACGGTGACTCGACGACCGGCTGGACCAACCCGATGGTGCTGGGTTCGATCATCGGCGGCCTGCTGCTTCTGGTGGCGTTCTGTTTCATCGAGCTGAAGGTGGCGCAGCCGATGGTCGACATCCGGTTGTTCCGGTCGGCTTCCTTCGGTATGGGCAACCTCGCCGGGCTGATGTCATCGGTGGGTCGCGGCGGCTTGCAGTTCATGTTGATCATCTGGTTGCAGGGCATCTGGCTTCCCTTGCACGGCTACAGCTTTGAATCCACACCGCTATGGGCAGGTATCTACCTGCTGCCGGCGACCTTCGGCTTCCTCGCCGCCGCGCCCATTGCCGGTTCGTTCGCCGACCGATTCGGCGCGCGGCCGTTCACCGTGGGCGGCATGGTGCTGATGGCCCTGACATTCGTTGCGCTGCTGATGATCCCGGTCAACTTCAACTACTGGGTCTTTGCCGTGCTGGTGTTCCTCAACGGACTCGGCGGCGGCATCTTCACCGCGCCCAACACCGCGGCCATCATGTCCAGCGTTCCGGCTGCGCAGCGCGGAGCCGCTTCGGGTGTGCGTGCGACGTTCTTCAACGCGGGCTCGTCGCTGTCGATCGGAATCTTCTTCTCGCTGATGATCGTCGGGCTGGCCCACACCCTGCCCGGCGCGATGAGCCAGGGCCTACAGGCTCAAGGCATCCCGGCGTCCGTAGCCCATGACGTCGCCAATTTGCCGCCGGTTGGCAGTCTGTTCGCGGCTTTCCTGGGCTACAACCCGATCGCCGAGTTGCTGGCGCCCTACAACGCGCTGCACCAGCCGGGTGTCAATGCCGACGTGCTGACCGGGCAGACGTTCTTCCCGAACCTGATCACCGAGCCGTTCCACTCCGGGCTGGTGGTGGTGTTCGGCGCCGCCGCGCTGATGATGGTGGTCGGCGCGATCGCGTCGCTGTTCAACCCCGGCCGCTACGCGGCCGATGCGGTCACTGCGGGCCAGGAGCCCGCGCCGGCGACGGCCGAGTAG